AACAACTCCTTTGAGAAGTGTATGAGAGTGCCCGCCTACTATAATATCAATATCCGGAACGCTTTTGGCTATTTCTCTATCTACTTTTATTCCCAAATGAGAAAGTAAAATAAATTTATTTAACGAAGGATCTTTTTCCTTAAGTCTTTCAATTTCTCTTGAAATATCTTTTTTGGTTTGTCCTAAATCATTTATTTTACAGTCATTAAATTTATAGTCATTAGCTGTAGCACCAACAATGCCGAATTTTTCATTATTTTTAGTAATTATTTTAGACTGTAAAAGTCCTTCTTCTTTGTATATTTTATCGTCGGCAGCAACTGAATTACAGGAAATATAGTTATTAAACAGCAGTCTTGGCGCTATTTTGAAAAGTTTGTTCAACTCACCGTAAAAATTTGTACCGTTATCCCATTCATGATTTCCAACAGCGGACGCATCTATGTTCATTTTTTTTAAAAGTCTGAAAATAAGAATATTTTTTTTTAGATCATTTCCTGCTGTAATATCTCCGCCTGTCAGCTTAAAGTTGTCTGTATCTTTATGATTATTATCAAATTCATCAGATGCATTTTTTAAACGTCTGAATGCAGGAATATTCCCGTGGTAATCACTAAAATAGAAGATATTTAATCTTTTTTGATTATTATAGCTTTGATTAGCTATTGAATTTAACATAAATTTATCTTCCTGAACAAAATTATAATGCAGCTGCTAACTATACAAAACATCTAAAAAAAAAAATTGCCAGTAAAATTAATAAATTTTTCTTGAAAAAAATCTATTTAATATATGATAATTTAAATTAAGCATTAGTTATAAATTAAAGTTCGAGATTTAAATATATAATGAGATACAAAAAATTATTAAACATATTATTGATTATAGGGATTATGGGCTTTGGGCTGAAATCCTGTATAAATGCTGACATTCCCGAAATTATAAAAAATAAAATTAAAACTGAAAGTTCACTTAAAATTGCTGATAAGCAACTTGCACCCTTCAAAACTGTTGTAATTAACGGTGTTGAATATCGTCAGGCAAGAGGCGAAATCGGGAAATATGGCGGAACTTTGTATTCCTCAAGTATAGGAGAAGGACCAAAAACTTTTAATCCGTGGGATTCAACTGATGCAACGTCTTCTTTAATGGGCGAAATGATGTTTGACGGGCTCGTATCAACTGATGCATACACAGGTCAGGTTATTCCTCTTATTGCAAAATCGGTTAAAATTGATAAAACCGGCTGTATTTATACTATAGAATTAAGAAAAGGTTTAAAATGGTCTGATGGTTTCCCAATTACCTCGGATGATGTTGTATTTACGTGGAAAGACATTATAGCAAACGGATTTGGTAATACAAGCATGCTCGATAATGCCTTAATTAACGGAAAAGCTCCGGAGGTAAAAGCTATTGACAAATATAAGGTGCAGTTTACAACTTCGCAGCCGTTTGCCCCGTTTTTAAGACAGCTGAGCCAGAGCATTGCCCCAAAACACATACTTGCGCCTATTGTAAAAAAAGGCAAAAAAGAATTTAATTCTTTCTGGGGGGTAATAACACCGCCAGATAAATTTGTAACCAGCGGAATGTTTAAGCTTTCCAGATATATTCCAGCCCAAAGAGTAGAATTTGTACGTAATCCCGATTATTATATGGTGGATAAAAAAGGTCAAAAGCTTCCTTATCTTGATAAATATATTATTTATATTGTAGGAGATTTAAATAATCAGGTTCTCAAATTTGAAGCAAAGCAGCTTGATATGATTACTCTTAACGGTGCTGACGTGGCAA
The window above is part of the bacterium genome. Proteins encoded here:
- a CDS encoding ABC transporter substrate-binding protein encodes the protein MRYKKLLNILLIIGIMGFGLKSCINADIPEIIKNKIKTESSLKIADKQLAPFKTVVINGVEYRQARGEIGKYGGTLYSSSIGEGPKTFNPWDSTDATSSLMGEMMFDGLVSTDAYTGQVIPLIAKSVKIDKTGCIYTIELRKGLKWSDGFPITSDDVVFTWKDIIANGFGNTSMLDNALINGKAPEVKAIDKYKVQFTTSQPFAPFLRQLSQSIAPKHILAPIVKKGKKEFNSFWGVITPPDKFVTSGMFKLSRYIPAQRVEFVRNPDYYMVDKKGQKLPYLDKYIIYIVGDLNNQVLKFEAKQLDMITLNGADVARFKEMEKKSDYKVYNLGPDTGTMFLSFNLNTRKNADGQYYVDPIKQKWFGDKNFRKAVSLSIDRESIVINILRGVGAPLYTAESLSSIFLNQKLKNGEPRNPDKARKLLKESGFYRSSTGQLYDKTGHKVEFNLSTNAGNTERESVGVMLKQDLEELGIQVNFKPIEFNVLVGKLVDSLDWDAVVMGLTGSPLEPHGGRNVWSSTGTLHMFNQRKGKDLIHPKDTLPWEKEIDTIFEDGAKTVDFKKRKQIYDKYQEIVWINNPFIYIYSPLRVYAVRNKFGNMNPTSLGGVTHNLEEIYVKNNSDK